One Setaria viridis chromosome 5, Setaria_viridis_v4.0, whole genome shotgun sequence genomic region harbors:
- the LOC117858989 gene encoding protein NRT1/ PTR FAMILY 8.2, which produces MAGGGDGGGLELAAAAETTLDGTTDHSGKPAVRSKTGTWRACPFILGNECCERLAYYGMSSNLVNYMIDRLHQGNAAAANNVSNWSGTCYMMPLLGAFLADAYLGRYRTIAAFMGLYIVGLTLLTMSAAVPGLRPPDAAGAAPTAGQSAAFFAALYLIAVGTGGIKPCVSSFGADQFDDADPRESQSKSSFFNWFYTSINIGALVASSVLVWIQMNVGWGWGFGIPAVAMAAAVASFLLGSRLYRHQRPGGSPLTRMLQVVVAAWRKRKSPVPADPSLLHEAPASASAIQGSRKLEHTEQFRWLDRAAVLTEEDDTMNNEKSNPWQLCTVTQVEELKSVVRLLPVWATGIVVSAVYSQMSTMFVLQGNTLDPSVGSSFKIPSASLSIFDTLSVIAWAPVYDRLIVPAARRWTGHPRGFTQLQRMGIGLAVSVLAMVAAGALEVLRLHVAASHGMLDSTAYLPISILWQVPQYFIIGAFEVFTFIGQIEFFYDQAPDAMRSMGTALSLTSSALGSYLSALLVSVVTAVTTRNGGLGWIPDNLNRGHLDYFFWLLSLLSVINFLVYLLIAKWYKYKQPSTTAATST; this is translated from the coding sequence ATGGCCggtggaggagatggcggcggcctcgagctcgccgccgccgcggagacgACGCTCGACGGGACGACGGACCACTCCGGCAAGCCGGCGGTGCGGAGCAAGACGGGGACGTGGCGGGCGTGCCCCTTCATCCTCGGCAACGAGTGCTGCGAGCGCCTCGCCTACTACGGCATGAGCTCCAACCTCGTCAACTACATGATCGACCGCCTCCACCAggggaacgccgccgccgccaacaacGTCAGCAACTGGTCGGGCACCTGCTACATGATGCCCCTCCTCGGCGCCTTCCTCGCCGACGCCTACCTCGGCAGGTACCGCACCATCGCCGCCTTCATGGGGCTCTACATCGTCGGCCTCACGCTGCTCACCATGAGCGCGGCCGTCCCGGGCCTtaggccgcccgacgccgccggcgcggccccgACCGCCGGGCAGAGCGCTGCATTCTTCGCTGCGCTCTACCTCATCGCCGTGGGCACCGGCGGCATCAAGCCCTGCGTCTCCTCCTTCGGTGCCGACCAGTTCGACGACGCGGATCCGCGCGAGAGCCAGAGCAAGAGCTCCTTCTTCAACTGGTTCTACACGTCCATCAACATCGGCGCTCTGGTCGCGTCGTCGGTGCTCGTCTGGATCCAGATGAACGTGGGATGGGGCTGGGGCTTCGGCATCCCCGCcgtcgccatggccgcggccgtCGCCAGCTTCCTGCTGGGGAGCAGGCTGTACAGGCACCAGAGGCCGGGAGGCAGCCCGCTCACCCGGATGCtgcaggtggtggtggccgcctggaggaagaggaagtcgCCGGTGCCCGCTGACCCGTCCCTGCTCCAcgaggcgccggcgtcggcgtccgccATCCAGGGCAGCAGGAAGCTGGAGCACACGGAGCAGTTCCGGTGGCTCGACAGGGCCGCGGTGTTAACGGAGGAGGATGACACGATGAACAATGAGAAGTCCAACCCGTGGCAGCTGTGCACGGTGACGCAGGTGGAGGAGCTCAAGAGCGTGGTGCGGCTGCTGCCGGTGTGGGCGACGGGCATCGTGGTGTCGGCGGTGTACAGCCAGATGAGCACAATGTTCGTGCTGCAGGGCAACACGCTGGACCCGAGCGTGGGCTCCAGCTTCAAGATCCCCTCGGCGTCGCTCTCCATCTTCGACACCCTGAGCGTCATCGCCTGGGCGCCCGTGTACGACCGCCTCATCGTCCCCGCCGCGCGGCGCTGGACGGGCCACCCGCGCGGCTTCACCCAGCTCCAGCGCATGGGCATCGGCCTCGCCGTCTCCGTGCTGGCCATGGTCGCCGCGGGGGCCCTGGAGGTGCTCAGGCTCCACGTGGCGGCGTCGCACGGCATGCTCGACTCGACGGCCTACCTGCCCATCTCCATCTTATGGCAGGTGCCGCAGTACTTCATCATCGGCGCCTTCGAGGTGTTCACCTTCATCGGCCAGATCGAGTTCTTCTACGACCAGGCGCCCGACGCCATGAGGAGCATGGGCACCGCGCTCTCGCTCACCTCGTCGGCGCTCGGCAGCTACCTCAGCGCGCTGCTCGTGTCCGTCGTCACCGCCGTCACCACCAGGAACGGCGGCCTCGGGTGGATCCCCGACAACCTCAACCGGGGCCACCTCGACTACTTCTTCTGGCTGCTCTCGCTGCTCAGCGTCATCAACTTCCTCGTCTACCTCTTGATTGCAAAGTGGTACAAGTACAAGCAGCCGTCCACTACCGCCGCAACGTCGACTTAG
- the LOC117854417 gene encoding ABC transporter B family member 11 isoform X1 encodes MDATASGAAARGDDQNGFCRGGEEKKPDAAKKVSLLGMFRYADRLDVLLMVVGAVGAVANGMADPLVTVLFGDVINSFGESTTQSIVRSVNKVVLKFIYLGIGASVVSFLQVSCWTMAGERQSARIRSLYLNAVLRQDIAFFDTELTTGQAVSRMSSDTLVVQDALGEKAGKVLQLASSFFGGFIIAFTRGWLLTLVMLSSLPLVAIAGAVSAQFLTKVSSKKLTSYGDAGDTVEQTIGAIRTVVSFNGENKAVAMYKKFIKKAYRTDILEGLTNGFGMGSVLCIMFCSYGLAFWYGGQLIVDKGYTGGKIITVLIAVLIGATSLGNATPSFSAIAEGQSAAYRLFETIERKPEIDSGDTSGVVLEDMNGNVELKDVHFCYPSRPDQLILDGLSLQVASGTTMAIVGESGSGKSTVISLVERFYDPQAGEVLIDGINIKNIRLNWIREKIGLVSQEPVLFMTSIKDNIIYGKEDAKFEEIKRAAELANAANFIDKLPNGYDTLVGQRGAQLSGGQKQRIAIARAILKDPKILLLDEATSALDVESERIVQEALNRIMVERTTLVVAHRLSTVRNVDCITVVRQGKIVEQGPHDALVKDPNGAYSQLIRLQETHTDERRKLADSGVPDSGSKSTSLSLRRSMNKDSFGNSSRYSFKNTLGLSVELYEDRITDGKKTEELSDAVVLKKAPIGRLFKLNMPEVPVLLLGSIAASVHGVILPLFGIIMSGAIKSFYQTPDKVKKDSSFWALISVVMGVACLISIPAEYSLFAIAGGKLIERIRSLSFQSIVHQEVAWFDQASNSRYDIHLNFYLFLCFPNIFRFTSILRTLFITCSGALGTRLSVDALNVRRLVGDNLALIVQSIAALTTGFVIAFAADWRLALVITCVIPLVGAQGYAQVKYLKGFSEDAKEMYENASQVATDAVGSIRTVASFCAEKRVVATYDEKCGALRKQGIRSGIVGGLGYGFSFLIMYLAYGLCFYVGAQFIRQGKTTFPDVFKVFFALLLATVGVSQGSALASDATKARDSAISIFSVLDRKSKIDSSSDDGMVLENVTGNIDFNNISFKYPSRPDVQIFSGFTLHIPSGKTVALVGESGSGKSTIIALLERFYDPDSGGILLDGVEIKSLKVSWLRDQMGLVGQEPVLFNDTIRANITYGKHGEVTEEEVMAVAKAANAHEFISGLPQGYDTMVGEKGIQLSGGQKQRVAIARAIIKDPKILLLDEATSALDAESERIVQDALDRVMVSRTTIVVAHRLSTIKGADMIAVLKEGKIVEKGRHEALMRIKGGAYAALVELRSKSE; translated from the exons ATGGACGCGACGGCTAGCGGCGCCGCTGCCCGCGGCGACGATCAGAATGGATTTTGCAGAGGCGGCGAGGAGAAGAAGCCCGATGCGGCCAAGAAGGTGTCGCTGCTCGGCATGTTCCGGTACGCCGACCGCCTGGACGTGCTGCTGATGGTGGTGGGGGCGGTGGGGGCCGTGGCTAACGGCATGGCCGATCCCCTCGTGACCGTCCTCTTCGGCGACGTCATCAACTCCTTCGGCGAGAGCACCACGCAGAGCATCGTCCGCAGCGTCAACAAG GTTGTTCTGAAGTTCATATATTTGGGCATCGGAGCTTCAGTTGTCTCCTTCCTTC AGGTGTCTTGCTGGACGATGGCCGGAGAAAGGCAGTCAGCCCGCATCCGTTCTTTATACCTTAATGCAGTCCTGAGACAAGATATTGCATTCTTCGATACAGAGTTGACAACAGGCCAAGCAGTTTCCAGGATGTCCAGTGATACCCTCGTGGTTCAGGATGCTCTTGGCGAGAAG GCAGGAAAGGTTCTACAACTCGCATCTAGCTTTTTTGGTGGTTTTATAATAGCATTCACAAGAGGCTGGCTCCTCACTCTTGTCATGCTATCGTCACTACCGCTAGTTGCTATTGCCGGTGCAGTTTCTGCACAGTTTCTAACCAAGGTTTCTAGCAAGAAACTGACATCTTATGGGGATGCTGGGGATACTGTTGAACAGACCATTGGAGCTATACGAACG GTAGTTTCCTTCAATGGAGAGAACAAAGCTGTTGCAATGTACAAAAAATTTATCAAGAAGGCGTACAGGACTGATATTCTGGAAGGCCTTACCAATGGTTTTGGCATGGGATCTGTCTTATGCATTATGTTCTGCAGCTATGGCCTAGCTTTCTGGTATGGCGGACAGCTAATTGTTGACAAAGGCTATACTGGAGGGAAGATTATTACAGTGTTGATTGCTGTGTTAATCGGTGCTAC TTCTTTAGGTAATGCAACACCGTCTTTTTCTGCCATCGCGGAGGGTCAATCTGCAGCATACAGATTGTTTGAAACCATTGAAAGGAAACCAGAGATAGATTCAGGTGATACCAGCGGCGTGGTCCTAGAAGATATGAATGGAAATGTTGAGCTAAAAGATGTTCACTTTTGCTACCCTTCAAGACCTGATCAATTGATATTAGATGGATTATCATTACAAGTAGCCAGTGGGACAACAATGGCCATAGTTGGAGAGAGTGGAAGTGGCAAGTCAACTGTTATCAGCTTAGTTGAACGATTCTATGATCCACAAGCTGGTGAAGTTTTGATAGACGGCATTAACATCAAGAATATTAGGCTTAACTGGATAAGAGAGAAGATCGGTCTGGTCAGCCAAGAACCGGTGCTCTTCATGACCTCCATTAAAGATAACATTATTTACGGTAAAGAAGATGCAAAATTTGAAGAGATCAAGAGAGCAGCTGAGCTTGCAAATGCAGCAAACTTCATCGACAAGTTACCAAAT GGCTATGATACATTGGTTGGGCAACGTGGTGCACAGCTTTCTGGAGGACAGAAGCAAAGAATTGCAATTGCAAGAGCCATCCTTAAAGATCCAAAAATACTTTTGCTTGATGAAGCAACAAGTGCATTGGATGTGGAATCTGAGCGGATAGTTCAGGAGGCACTGAATAGGATAATGGTGGAAAGGACCACACTTGTTGTTGCTCATCGTTTAAGCACTGTAAGGAATGTTGACTGCATAACAGTTGTTCGTCAAGGGAAAATAGTCGAACAAG GCCCTCATGATGCACTGGTGAAGGATCCCAATGGGGCCTACTCCCAGCTTATTAGGCTACAAGAGACTCATACTGATGAAAGGCGTAAACTAGCAGACTCTGGGGTGCCTGATTCCGGATCAAAAAGCACCAGTCTGTCACTTAGACGGTCAATGAATAAAGATTCTTTTGGCAATAGCAGCAGATATTCCTTCAAGAACACCTTAGGATTGTCGGTTGAATTATATGAAGATAGGATCACAGATGGAAAGAAAACAGAAGAGCTCTCCGATGCTGTGGTGCTTAAGAAAGCACCGATCGGACGTCTCTTTAAGCTAAACATGCCAGAAGTGCCAGTTCTTCTGTTAGGCTCTATAGCAGCATCAGTACATGGAGTCATTCTCCCATTGTTTGGTATAATAATGTCTGGTGCTATAAAATCGTTCTATCAGACACCAGATAAGGTAAAAAAGGATAGTAGCTTTTGGGCACTGATATCTGTTGTTATGGGGGTTGCGTGTCTAATTTCAATCCCAGCAGAATATTCTTTATTCGCGATTGCTGGTGGCAAGCTTATAGAGCGTATCCGGTCTTTGTCATTTCAAAGCATTGTGCACCAGGAAGTTGCTTGGTTTGATCAAGCCTCGAATTCCAGGTATGATATTCATTTGaatttttacttatttttatGTTTTCCAAACATATTTAGGTTTACCTCAATACTAAGAACACTCTTTATCACTTGCAGTGGGGCACTTGGTACAAGGCTCTCGGTTGACGCATTAAATGTTCGGCGCTTGGTAGGAGATAATTTGGCCCTTATAGTGCAGTCCATAGCTGCATTAACAACTGGATTTGTCATAGCTTTTGCTGCAGACTGGAGGCTTGCCCTGGTCATCACATGTGTGATTCCTTTGGTAGGCGCACAAGGCTATGCTCAAGTAAAGTACTTGAAGGGGTTTAGCGAAGATGCTAAG GAGATGTATGAAAATGCAAGTCAAGTTGCAACTGATGCTGTTGGTAGTATCAGAACTGTAGCATCTTTCTGTGCTGAGAAAAGAGTGGTCGCAACATACGACGAGAAATGTGGAGCTCTAAGGAAACAGGGAATTCGTAGTGGAATAGTTGGAGGGCTTGGCTATGGCTTCTCTTTCTTAATTATGTATCTCGCATATGGTCTTTGCTTCTATGTTGGTGCGCAGTTTATACGTCAGGGAAAAACTACTTTTCCAGATGTTTTTAAG GTTTTCTTCGCCTTGCTGTTGGCAACTGTTGGGGTTTCTCAGGGTAGTGCACTGGCTTCTGATGCAACAAAGGCAAGGGATTCAGCTATTTCCATCTTCAGTGTTCTGGATAGGAAGTCGAAAATTGACTCAAGTAGTGATGATGGGATGGTGCTGGAGAATGTCACTGGCAACATTGATTTCAACAATATCAGTTTTAAGTACCCGTCACGCCCTGATGTCCAGATATTCAGTGGCTTCACCTTGCACATTCCTTCCGGAAAG ACAGTAGCACTTGTTGGAGAGAGCGGAAGTGGCAAGTCCACAATAATTGCTTTACTGGAGCGTTTCTATGATCCTGATTCTGGTGGAATCTTACTAGATGGTGTTGAAATTAAGAGCCTAAAAGTTAGCTGGCTAAGGGATCAAATGGGACTGGTAGGCCAGGAGCCAGTgcttttcaatgacacaatccGTGCCAACATAACATACGGTAAGCACGGTGAGGTAACAGAGGAAGAGGTTATGGCTGTGGCTAAGGCAGCCAATGCACATGAGTTCATATCAGGCTTGCCACAAGGATATGACACCATGGTGGGAGAGAAAGGAATTCAGTTATCTGGTGGGCAGAAACAACGTGTAGCTATTGCAAGGGCCATAATAAAGGACCCTAAGATACTACTACTTGATGAAGCAACCAGTGCCCTGGATGCCGAATCCGAGCGCATTGTTCAAGACGCATTGGATCGAGTCATGGTAAGCCGCACCACCATTGTGGTGGCACACCGCCTCTCCACGATCAAAGGGGCTGACATGATTGCAGTCCTCAAGGAGGGCAAGATTGTAGAGAAGGGAAGGCATGAAGCCCTGATGCGCATCAAAGGTGGAGCCTACGCTGCACTAGTAGAGCTCCGCTCAAAATCTGAATAG
- the LOC117854417 gene encoding ABC transporter B family member 4 isoform X2, protein MDATASGAAARGDDQNGFCRGGEEKKPDAAKKVSLLGMFRYADRLDVLLMVVGAVGAVANGMADPLVTVLFGDVINSFGESTTQSIVRSVNKVVLKFIYLGIGASVVSFLQVSCWTMAGERQSARIRSLYLNAVLRQDIAFFDTELTTGQAVSRMSSDTLVVQDALGEKAGKVLQLASSFFGGFIIAFTRGWLLTLVMLSSLPLVAIAGAVSAQFLTKVSSKKLTSYGDAGDTVEQTIGAIRTVVSFNGENKAVAMYKKFIKKAYRTDILEGLTNGFGMGSVLCIMFCSYGLAFWYGGQLIVDKGYTGGKIITVLIAVLIGATSLGNATPSFSAIAEGQSAAYRLFETIERKPEIDSGDTSGVVLEDMNGNVELKDVHFCYPSRPDQLILDGLSLQVASGTTMAIVGESGSGKSTVISLVERFYDPQAGEVLIDGINIKNIRLNWIREKIGLVSQEPVLFMTSIKDNIIYGKEDAKFEEIKRAAELANAANFIDKLPNGYDTLVGQRGAQLSGGQKQRIAIARAILKDPKILLLDEATSALDVESERIVQEALNRIMVERTTLVVAHRLSTVRNVDCITVVRQGKIVEQGPHDALVKDPNGAYSQLIRLQETHTDERRKLADSGVPDSGSKSTSLSLRRSMNKDSFGNSSRYSFKNTLGLSVELYEDRITDGKKTEELSDAVVLKKAPIGRLFKLNMPEVPVLLLGSIAASVHGVILPLFGIIMSGAIKSFYQTPDKVKKDSSFWALISVVMGVACLISIPAEYSLFAIAGGKLIERIRSLSFQSIVHQEVAWFDQASNSSGALGTRLSVDALNVRRLVGDNLALIVQSIAALTTGFVIAFAADWRLALVITCVIPLVGAQGYAQVKYLKGFSEDAKEMYENASQVATDAVGSIRTVASFCAEKRVVATYDEKCGALRKQGIRSGIVGGLGYGFSFLIMYLAYGLCFYVGAQFIRQGKTTFPDVFKVFFALLLATVGVSQGSALASDATKARDSAISIFSVLDRKSKIDSSSDDGMVLENVTGNIDFNNISFKYPSRPDVQIFSGFTLHIPSGKTVALVGESGSGKSTIIALLERFYDPDSGGILLDGVEIKSLKVSWLRDQMGLVGQEPVLFNDTIRANITYGKHGEVTEEEVMAVAKAANAHEFISGLPQGYDTMVGEKGIQLSGGQKQRVAIARAIIKDPKILLLDEATSALDAESERIVQDALDRVMVSRTTIVVAHRLSTIKGADMIAVLKEGKIVEKGRHEALMRIKGGAYAALVELRSKSE, encoded by the exons ATGGACGCGACGGCTAGCGGCGCCGCTGCCCGCGGCGACGATCAGAATGGATTTTGCAGAGGCGGCGAGGAGAAGAAGCCCGATGCGGCCAAGAAGGTGTCGCTGCTCGGCATGTTCCGGTACGCCGACCGCCTGGACGTGCTGCTGATGGTGGTGGGGGCGGTGGGGGCCGTGGCTAACGGCATGGCCGATCCCCTCGTGACCGTCCTCTTCGGCGACGTCATCAACTCCTTCGGCGAGAGCACCACGCAGAGCATCGTCCGCAGCGTCAACAAG GTTGTTCTGAAGTTCATATATTTGGGCATCGGAGCTTCAGTTGTCTCCTTCCTTC AGGTGTCTTGCTGGACGATGGCCGGAGAAAGGCAGTCAGCCCGCATCCGTTCTTTATACCTTAATGCAGTCCTGAGACAAGATATTGCATTCTTCGATACAGAGTTGACAACAGGCCAAGCAGTTTCCAGGATGTCCAGTGATACCCTCGTGGTTCAGGATGCTCTTGGCGAGAAG GCAGGAAAGGTTCTACAACTCGCATCTAGCTTTTTTGGTGGTTTTATAATAGCATTCACAAGAGGCTGGCTCCTCACTCTTGTCATGCTATCGTCACTACCGCTAGTTGCTATTGCCGGTGCAGTTTCTGCACAGTTTCTAACCAAGGTTTCTAGCAAGAAACTGACATCTTATGGGGATGCTGGGGATACTGTTGAACAGACCATTGGAGCTATACGAACG GTAGTTTCCTTCAATGGAGAGAACAAAGCTGTTGCAATGTACAAAAAATTTATCAAGAAGGCGTACAGGACTGATATTCTGGAAGGCCTTACCAATGGTTTTGGCATGGGATCTGTCTTATGCATTATGTTCTGCAGCTATGGCCTAGCTTTCTGGTATGGCGGACAGCTAATTGTTGACAAAGGCTATACTGGAGGGAAGATTATTACAGTGTTGATTGCTGTGTTAATCGGTGCTAC TTCTTTAGGTAATGCAACACCGTCTTTTTCTGCCATCGCGGAGGGTCAATCTGCAGCATACAGATTGTTTGAAACCATTGAAAGGAAACCAGAGATAGATTCAGGTGATACCAGCGGCGTGGTCCTAGAAGATATGAATGGAAATGTTGAGCTAAAAGATGTTCACTTTTGCTACCCTTCAAGACCTGATCAATTGATATTAGATGGATTATCATTACAAGTAGCCAGTGGGACAACAATGGCCATAGTTGGAGAGAGTGGAAGTGGCAAGTCAACTGTTATCAGCTTAGTTGAACGATTCTATGATCCACAAGCTGGTGAAGTTTTGATAGACGGCATTAACATCAAGAATATTAGGCTTAACTGGATAAGAGAGAAGATCGGTCTGGTCAGCCAAGAACCGGTGCTCTTCATGACCTCCATTAAAGATAACATTATTTACGGTAAAGAAGATGCAAAATTTGAAGAGATCAAGAGAGCAGCTGAGCTTGCAAATGCAGCAAACTTCATCGACAAGTTACCAAAT GGCTATGATACATTGGTTGGGCAACGTGGTGCACAGCTTTCTGGAGGACAGAAGCAAAGAATTGCAATTGCAAGAGCCATCCTTAAAGATCCAAAAATACTTTTGCTTGATGAAGCAACAAGTGCATTGGATGTGGAATCTGAGCGGATAGTTCAGGAGGCACTGAATAGGATAATGGTGGAAAGGACCACACTTGTTGTTGCTCATCGTTTAAGCACTGTAAGGAATGTTGACTGCATAACAGTTGTTCGTCAAGGGAAAATAGTCGAACAAG GCCCTCATGATGCACTGGTGAAGGATCCCAATGGGGCCTACTCCCAGCTTATTAGGCTACAAGAGACTCATACTGATGAAAGGCGTAAACTAGCAGACTCTGGGGTGCCTGATTCCGGATCAAAAAGCACCAGTCTGTCACTTAGACGGTCAATGAATAAAGATTCTTTTGGCAATAGCAGCAGATATTCCTTCAAGAACACCTTAGGATTGTCGGTTGAATTATATGAAGATAGGATCACAGATGGAAAGAAAACAGAAGAGCTCTCCGATGCTGTGGTGCTTAAGAAAGCACCGATCGGACGTCTCTTTAAGCTAAACATGCCAGAAGTGCCAGTTCTTCTGTTAGGCTCTATAGCAGCATCAGTACATGGAGTCATTCTCCCATTGTTTGGTATAATAATGTCTGGTGCTATAAAATCGTTCTATCAGACACCAGATAAGGTAAAAAAGGATAGTAGCTTTTGGGCACTGATATCTGTTGTTATGGGGGTTGCGTGTCTAATTTCAATCCCAGCAGAATATTCTTTATTCGCGATTGCTGGTGGCAAGCTTATAGAGCGTATCCGGTCTTTGTCATTTCAAAGCATTGTGCACCAGGAAGTTGCTTGGTTTGATCAAGCCTCGAATTCCAG TGGGGCACTTGGTACAAGGCTCTCGGTTGACGCATTAAATGTTCGGCGCTTGGTAGGAGATAATTTGGCCCTTATAGTGCAGTCCATAGCTGCATTAACAACTGGATTTGTCATAGCTTTTGCTGCAGACTGGAGGCTTGCCCTGGTCATCACATGTGTGATTCCTTTGGTAGGCGCACAAGGCTATGCTCAAGTAAAGTACTTGAAGGGGTTTAGCGAAGATGCTAAG GAGATGTATGAAAATGCAAGTCAAGTTGCAACTGATGCTGTTGGTAGTATCAGAACTGTAGCATCTTTCTGTGCTGAGAAAAGAGTGGTCGCAACATACGACGAGAAATGTGGAGCTCTAAGGAAACAGGGAATTCGTAGTGGAATAGTTGGAGGGCTTGGCTATGGCTTCTCTTTCTTAATTATGTATCTCGCATATGGTCTTTGCTTCTATGTTGGTGCGCAGTTTATACGTCAGGGAAAAACTACTTTTCCAGATGTTTTTAAG GTTTTCTTCGCCTTGCTGTTGGCAACTGTTGGGGTTTCTCAGGGTAGTGCACTGGCTTCTGATGCAACAAAGGCAAGGGATTCAGCTATTTCCATCTTCAGTGTTCTGGATAGGAAGTCGAAAATTGACTCAAGTAGTGATGATGGGATGGTGCTGGAGAATGTCACTGGCAACATTGATTTCAACAATATCAGTTTTAAGTACCCGTCACGCCCTGATGTCCAGATATTCAGTGGCTTCACCTTGCACATTCCTTCCGGAAAG ACAGTAGCACTTGTTGGAGAGAGCGGAAGTGGCAAGTCCACAATAATTGCTTTACTGGAGCGTTTCTATGATCCTGATTCTGGTGGAATCTTACTAGATGGTGTTGAAATTAAGAGCCTAAAAGTTAGCTGGCTAAGGGATCAAATGGGACTGGTAGGCCAGGAGCCAGTgcttttcaatgacacaatccGTGCCAACATAACATACGGTAAGCACGGTGAGGTAACAGAGGAAGAGGTTATGGCTGTGGCTAAGGCAGCCAATGCACATGAGTTCATATCAGGCTTGCCACAAGGATATGACACCATGGTGGGAGAGAAAGGAATTCAGTTATCTGGTGGGCAGAAACAACGTGTAGCTATTGCAAGGGCCATAATAAAGGACCCTAAGATACTACTACTTGATGAAGCAACCAGTGCCCTGGATGCCGAATCCGAGCGCATTGTTCAAGACGCATTGGATCGAGTCATGGTAAGCCGCACCACCATTGTGGTGGCACACCGCCTCTCCACGATCAAAGGGGCTGACATGATTGCAGTCCTCAAGGAGGGCAAGATTGTAGAGAAGGGAAGGCATGAAGCCCTGATGCGCATCAAAGGTGGAGCCTACGCTGCACTAGTAGAGCTCCGCTCAAAATCTGAATAG